The following coding sequences are from one Paenibacillus sp. JDR-2 window:
- a CDS encoding HNH endonuclease signature motif containing protein codes for MIAEMVKAISEGAKEGSKEVGREGLSGNTSVPDFAKNAKAESITSFETADKPLHSSINETKDLSELGDQYTQDLRDLSPYPETIEPVDLTSWEKVSSEEVAEQRMEFRNVKNSLIEEWEAQTGETWPTYDKDIFSNNGIKIRSAGDLYDAHHIRPLEFGGKNTFDNLTPLHAEVHYDRQGIHAPGSVFQQIGEALK; via the coding sequence ATGATTGCAGAAATGGTAAAAGCAATTTCGGAAGGAGCCAAAGAAGGCTCGAAAGAAGTTGGAAGAGAAGGGCTTTCAGGTAATACAAGCGTTCCCGACTTTGCCAAGAATGCAAAGGCAGAATCAATTACATCTTTTGAAACTGCAGATAAGCCACTTCATAGTTCAATAAACGAGACCAAAGATTTATCGGAATTAGGAGATCAATATACACAAGATCTTCGTGATCTCTCGCCTTATCCGGAGACGATTGAACCTGTGGATTTAACAAGTTGGGAGAAAGTGAGTTCAGAGGAAGTTGCCGAACAGCGAATGGAATTTCGTAATGTTAAAAATTCGCTAATTGAGGAATGGGAAGCACAAACAGGTGAAACTTGGCCGACATACGACAAAGATATTTTTTCGAATAATGGTATTAAAATCAGAAGCGCTGGCGATCTTTATGATGCCCATCATATTCGACCACTTGAATTTGGCGGGAAAAACACTTTTGATAACCTAACACCGCTGCATGCGGAAGTTCACTATGACAGACAGGGTATCCATGCACCCGGTAGTGTGTTTCAACAGATTGGTGAAGCTTTAAAATAA
- a CDS encoding zeta toxin family protein, whose protein sequence is MNEPLATMFVFAGNNGSGKSTIRNLIIDRLGVSVNIDPDALARRIDSVNPERRKVSAGKDAIKLVRECILHRRDFTVETTLAGGNVIRQMREAKDNGFEVIMFYVGLGDVLLNIERVAARVRNGGHHIETADILRRHQTSLNNLIAHLDLIDHLIVIDNSSTEGEIVLEAHRATIKYYEKCMPEWVISIDLHLKKRIVQD, encoded by the coding sequence ATGAATGAACCACTAGCAACTATGTTTGTGTTCGCAGGTAATAACGGTAGTGGTAAAAGTACAATCCGTAATCTTATTATCGATCGGCTTGGTGTAAGTGTAAATATTGACCCGGACGCCTTAGCACGCAGAATAGATAGCGTAAACCCCGAGAGACGTAAAGTATCAGCCGGGAAGGACGCAATCAAGTTAGTTAGGGAGTGTATCTTACATCGGCGTGACTTTACTGTTGAAACGACTCTCGCAGGTGGAAATGTAATTCGTCAAATGCGTGAAGCGAAGGATAATGGGTTTGAGGTCATCATGTTTTATGTGGGGCTTGGTGATGTTCTACTTAACATTGAACGTGTCGCAGCTCGCGTTCGAAATGGCGGTCATCATATCGAGACGGCCGATATCTTAAGGCGTCATCAAACTTCATTAAACAATCTAATTGCACATTTAGATCTTATAGATCATTTGATTGTTATAGACAATAGCAGCACTGAAGGGGAAATCGTGCTGGAAGCTCATCGGGCAACTATAAAATATTATGAAAAATGTATGCCTGAGTGGGTTATTAGTATTGATCTCCACTTGAAAAAAAGAATTGTTCAAGATTAA